From the genome of Candidatus Brocadiaceae bacterium, one region includes:
- the smpB gene encoding SsrA-binding protein SmpB, giving the protein MEFIAKNRKAHFEYEILEKIEAGIVLMGTEVKSVRNKDVSINESFAQIDNGEAFIYEMHIGPYKQGNRQNHESKRVKKLLLHRREIDKIAGKVKQKGYTLVPLSVYLKDGLVKIMIALVRGKTKYDKRDNIKKRTVEREIQRAIR; this is encoded by the coding sequence ATGGAATTTATAGCAAAAAACAGAAAAGCACACTTTGAATATGAAATATTGGAGAAGATCGAGGCTGGTATCGTGCTTATGGGTACCGAGGTTAAATCTGTTCGCAATAAAGACGTAAGTATCAATGAAAGCTTTGCGCAAATCGATAATGGTGAAGCGTTTATCTATGAAATGCATATTGGACCGTACAAGCAGGGAAACAGGCAGAATCATGAATCTAAAAGAGTCAAAAAACTCCTTTTGCATAGAAGGGAGATTGACAAGATAGCAGGAAAGGTCAAACAAAAAGGATATACACTTGTTCCTTTGTCAGTTTATTTGAAAGATGGTTTAGTAAAAATAATGATTGCTCTTGTTCGAGGAAAAACGAAATATGACAAACGCGATAATATTAAAAAGCGAACCGTTGAAAGGGAAATTCAGCGGGCTATCAGATAA
- a CDS encoding response regulator, whose product MPAARILIIEDERQTVDSLRDLFEQHGFETEVALNRHVALSILQERSMDIAIVSTMIQDVSGLEILEEIKKQCADLPVIMISDQKSKRLEISSLKAGASVFLVKPLDNSFVLRTIEKLFEARYAAVVTNKRGARPKPKK is encoded by the coding sequence ATGCCTGCTGCAAGGATACTGATTATAGAGGATGAACGGCAGACAGTCGATAGTTTAAGGGATTTGTTTGAGCAACATGGTTTCGAAACCGAAGTAGCGCTCAATAGGCATGTAGCTTTGAGCATACTCCAGGAAAGATCAATGGATATTGCTATTGTCAGTACAATGATACAGGATGTTTCTGGTCTTGAAATATTAGAAGAAATAAAAAAACAGTGTGCAGACCTGCCCGTCATTATGATCAGTGATCAAAAGTCAAAACGTCTTGAAATTTCTTCTCTTAAGGCAGGTGCAAGTGTTTTTCTTGTTAAACCATTAGATAACTCTTTTGTATTGCGTACCATTGAAAAGTTGTTTGAAGCACGATACGCTGCTGTTGTTACGAATAAAAGAGGTGCACGCCCCAAACCGAAGAAATAA
- a CDS encoding methyltransferase domain-containing protein has product MSEHIKKIYFCYAGVYDALFGKIFEQGRRTAFNLMDVKPGETVLEVGVGTGLSLSLYPNEVQVTGIDISEEMLNKAKEKKEHHQLSHVNLCAMDASALAFADRSFDKVVASHVITVVPDPLKTLHEIRRVCKNDGSIFILNYTGSGNPIISCFEKLISPIRNMLGLGKHFNMDELLKKAMLRPETEQHVNFMNMCRVVKCRNIYPTDR; this is encoded by the coding sequence ATGAGTGAACATATTAAAAAAATCTACTTTTGTTATGCAGGGGTGTATGATGCCTTATTTGGAAAAATATTTGAACAGGGAAGACGCACGGCATTTAATCTCATGGATGTAAAACCCGGAGAAACGGTACTCGAAGTTGGGGTGGGTACGGGACTATCTTTGTCTCTTTATCCGAATGAGGTTCAAGTGACAGGAATAGATATCAGCGAGGAAATGTTAAATAAAGCCAAAGAAAAAAAAGAACACCATCAACTTTCTCATGTTAATTTATGTGCTATGGATGCCTCTGCGCTGGCATTTGCGGATAGATCTTTTGACAAGGTTGTTGCTTCTCATGTAATCACGGTAGTGCCCGATCCGTTGAAAACGTTACATGAAATTAGGAGAGTGTGTAAAAATGATGGTAGTATTTTTATATTAAATTACACGGGAAGTGGTAATCCGATTATATCCTGTTTCGAAAAATTGATTTCTCCTATAAGGAATATGTTGGGTCTGGGAAAGCATTTTAATATGGATGAATTGCTGAAAAAAGCCATGCTTCGGCCGGAAACCGAACAGCACGTTAATTTTATGAATATGTGCAGGGTGGTAAAGTGTAGAAACATTTACCCAACGGACAGATGA
- a CDS encoding tyrosine-type recombinase/integrase: MVRNGVDIYTVQRLGRWKSITMVMRYAHHYVESLRGG; encoded by the coding sequence TTGGTAAGAAATGGTGTTGATATTTACACAGTCCAGAGATTAGGCAGGTGGAAATCCATAACCATGGTAATGAGATACGCACATCATTATGTGGAAAGTCTCAGAGGTGGGTAG
- the dacB gene encoding D-alanyl-D-alanine carboxypeptidase/D-alanyl-D-alanine-endopeptidase — protein sequence MNSFWYTLKKYFPLCIFPVVCLFFIFFLNAAYADRASLNKQLQHILTNPCLNGVSCGIHIVSTRNNSTLFQFRNDDLFRVASNMKLLTTAAALEYLGPDFLYKTSVEINGEKTVNGVLEGNIIIRGSGDPNLSGRFHNGNILAVPESWLKVIQDMDIRAVTGEIIADDRVFDRVYVNPNWPKNQLSRWYCAPSSGLSFNDNCVDITILSGKQPDKTVNVFIEPKTSYFTIHNNCVYTLHKKEHAYSLFRKTGTNEISIKGKFWVNASSQKNWVTVHNPSLYLATVFKETLEEGGIAVSGDVRLIKDEDLVDNSFTNRKKIAQTTSSMAQTVTVTNKRSQNFYAEQILKTLGRHVKGRGCLEAGIEVMSDFMRKLGVPSEEYCIEDGSGLSMGNTLSPKMLTTLLSYMSTHVHKKYFFDSLPVSGVDGGLRRRIIGPRYKNKVHAKTGYIAKTSALSGYIETMNGDLLVFSVITNNIKNLSAVRMIEDSICKAIIDHYN from the coding sequence ATGAATTCTTTCTGGTATACGCTAAAAAAATATTTTCCTCTTTGTATCTTTCCTGTTGTTTGTTTGTTTTTCATTTTCTTTCTGAATGCAGCTTATGCGGATCGTGCTAGTCTTAACAAACAGCTTCAGCATATTTTGACAAACCCTTGCCTGAATGGTGTATCATGTGGAATACATATTGTATCTACCAGGAATAATTCAACCCTGTTTCAGTTTCGAAACGATGACCTGTTTCGTGTGGCATCTAATATGAAACTCCTTACCACTGCCGCCGCATTGGAATATCTTGGACCTGATTTTCTCTACAAAACAAGTGTTGAAATCAATGGTGAAAAAACGGTAAATGGTGTACTTGAAGGAAACATTATTATACGGGGGAGTGGAGACCCGAATCTCTCCGGCAGGTTTCATAATGGAAATATTTTGGCGGTTCCGGAATCCTGGTTAAAGGTTATTCAAGACATGGACATACGTGCGGTTACGGGGGAGATCATAGCGGATGATCGTGTATTTGATCGTGTATATGTAAACCCGAACTGGCCAAAGAACCAGTTGTCCAGATGGTATTGCGCACCAAGTAGTGGGTTGTCATTTAATGATAATTGTGTCGACATAACAATCCTGAGTGGCAAACAGCCTGATAAGACTGTAAACGTATTCATAGAGCCGAAAACATCCTATTTTACTATTCACAATAATTGTGTATATACGCTTCATAAAAAAGAACATGCCTATTCTCTTTTTAGAAAAACTGGAACAAATGAAATCTCTATCAAGGGAAAATTCTGGGTTAATGCCTCTTCCCAAAAGAATTGGGTAACGGTGCATAATCCATCTCTTTACCTGGCGACTGTTTTTAAGGAAACGCTTGAGGAGGGCGGTATTGCCGTGTCAGGAGATGTTCGCCTTATCAAGGATGAGGATTTGGTGGACAATTCGTTCACGAACAGGAAAAAGATAGCACAGACAACTTCTTCTATGGCACAAACCGTTACCGTAACGAATAAACGCAGTCAAAATTTTTATGCGGAACAAATACTGAAAACCTTGGGCAGGCATGTAAAAGGTAGGGGGTGTTTGGAGGCAGGAATAGAGGTGATGTCTGATTTTATGAGAAAGCTCGGCGTTCCTTCCGAGGAATATTGTATTGAAGATGGATCAGGTTTATCAATGGGTAATACACTTTCTCCTAAAATGTTAACGACCCTTCTTTCGTATATGAGTACGCATGTACATAAGAAATATTTTTTTGATTCATTGCCCGTTTCAGGGGTTGATGGAGGACTGCGACGGAGAATAATCGGGCCGCGGTATAAAAATAAAGTGCATGCAAAAACGGGATATATTGCTAAAACATCAGCTCTTTCAGGTTATATCGAAACTATGAATGGGGATTTGCTTGTTTTTTCAGTTATCACGAACAATATAAAGAATTTAAGTGCTGTGAGAATGATAGAGGATTCTATTTGCAAGGCCATTATTGATCATTATAATTAG
- a CDS encoding carboxypeptidase-like regulatory domain-containing protein, translated as MFRKRCLFVLFVIFAVKPLSLHAFETGALSGRVIDGFGEQISFADVAITSGGSISKITTDSSGNFSVFYSPGDIKLTIKKKGYVPAEQFYMIEEGNDLNLGDIVIWRIPPSGGLFVVGPDDYIKINDAEYYVENIKKEKHYYVKGSPTVIKGQDLRIIDFQTDNPLVMGKTLYRVDSGDSLGSIVFYPSQRYLFNKEDDTYVRIADNVGMRKIRLSPGRYFYCLGQITIRSRIGFGFFFEVR; from the coding sequence ATGTTTAGAAAACGCTGTCTTTTTGTGCTTTTTGTGATATTTGCAGTAAAGCCTTTATCCCTGCATGCATTTGAGACCGGAGCTCTGAGTGGCAGGGTCATTGACGGTTTTGGTGAACAGATTTCGTTTGCTGATGTAGCAATTACTTCAGGTGGTTCGATATCCAAGATTACTACCGATTCAAGTGGTAACTTTTCCGTATTTTATAGTCCTGGCGATATTAAACTTACCATTAAGAAGAAAGGATATGTTCCGGCAGAACAATTTTATATGATAGAGGAGGGTAACGACCTGAATCTTGGTGATATTGTGATATGGAGGATACCGCCAAGCGGAGGTCTTTTTGTTGTAGGACCGGACGATTATATCAAGATTAACGATGCAGAGTATTATGTTGAAAATATTAAAAAAGAAAAGCATTATTATGTGAAAGGTTCACCAACGGTAATTAAAGGGCAAGACTTACGTATTATCGATTTTCAAACTGATAATCCTTTGGTGATGGGAAAAACACTGTATCGTGTCGATTCGGGAGATTCATTGGGAAGCATTGTTTTTTATCCTTCGCAAAGGTATCTTTTTAATAAAGAGGATGATACATATGTCCGTATTGCGGATAATGTCGGTATGAGAAAGATAAGGTTGTCTCCCGGCAGGTATTTTTATTGTCTGGGACAGATTACGATACGTTCAAGGATAGGATTTGGGTTCTTTTTTGAAGTAAGGTAA